One part of the Paenibacillus silvisoli genome encodes these proteins:
- a CDS encoding carbohydrate ABC transporter permease — protein MNDLFKKPMTLKQKNAWFGVLFASPLIFGMIMLFILPLIQSFRYSLSSLDLVEGGFEVNYEGFDNYTSLFTDNPDFPRTLVESVVTMVVNVPLIIIFSLFAAVLLNQKFRGRPFARAVFFLPVILASSAIANMDISSFVGGGAINTGGGEEGSGGMLQSFELSKMMLESGLSPVIVDYITGAVDRIYEIISSSGVQILIFLAGLQSISPSLYEASKIEGATGYESFWKITFPMVTPLILTNLVYSITDTFSSNQINLLISETAFKVFDFGLSAAMSWVFFLCVSLILAISVGLISRKVFYYD, from the coding sequence GTGAATGATTTGTTCAAGAAACCAATGACGCTCAAGCAGAAAAACGCATGGTTCGGGGTGCTGTTCGCGTCCCCGCTCATCTTCGGGATGATTATGCTGTTCATTCTGCCGCTCATCCAATCGTTCCGCTACAGCTTAAGCTCGCTCGATTTGGTGGAAGGCGGCTTTGAGGTCAACTACGAAGGCTTCGATAACTACACAAGCCTGTTCACGGACAATCCGGATTTCCCGCGCACGCTGGTCGAATCCGTCGTTACGATGGTCGTGAACGTGCCGCTAATCATTATTTTCAGCTTGTTTGCGGCCGTTCTGCTCAATCAGAAATTCAGAGGGCGTCCGTTCGCAAGAGCCGTCTTCTTCCTGCCGGTTATTCTCGCTTCCAGCGCGATCGCGAATATGGACATTAGCAGCTTCGTGGGCGGCGGAGCGATTAACACCGGCGGCGGGGAAGAGGGCTCGGGCGGCATGCTGCAAAGCTTCGAGCTTAGCAAAATGATGCTGGAATCCGGCCTGTCGCCTGTCATCGTCGACTATATTACGGGTGCGGTAGACCGGATCTACGAGATCATCAGCTCCTCCGGCGTACAAATTCTAATTTTCTTGGCGGGGCTGCAGTCGATCTCCCCGTCCTTATACGAAGCGTCCAAGATCGAAGGCGCGACAGGGTACGAGAGCTTCTGGAAAATTACGTTCCCGATGGTGACGCCGCTTATTCTGACGAACCTGGTCTACTCCATCACGGATACGTTCAGCAGCAATCAGATTAATCTGCTTATATCGGAAACGGCCTTCAAAGTATTCGATTTCGGGCTTAGCGCCGCGATGTCGTGGGTCTTTTTCCTTTGCGTCAGCCTCATTCTCGCCATTTCCGTCGGCCTGATCTCGCGGAAGGTGTTCTATTATGATTAA
- a CDS encoding DUF5696 domain-containing protein, translating into MVKRNLIVIAALCACLAAGTAAGSFADGDTETAGQAAGSSSTAAAADNEAAAKEVSVASLDAGSNDAGVTANTKEELAALAAMEQLSETESLVLYMNRDTAEIAVKEKQSGYVWFSNPAGRANDAAASPLYRSELASQLLLTYYNEKGQVYRLNSYDDSVSKKQAVITPTKTGAKVVYQFGKASGGTDNIPSMIGKKRFEERILAKLPDDDARKQVTYKYRLDSEKQVYEVRNLQDNVKVELAAYLTAAGYTKEDAAQDNEENGVAVEDAEESAQFTIPVEYSLDGDQFTVSIDAKEVRYSPSFPLASVQVLKHFGAADVRKEGYIFVPDGSGALIRLNNKRLNAEPYKMPVYGADGTFDVKERVLTSTPIRLPVFGMKQNDHATLGIIENGDALSSVLADISGRHDSYNSVGAEFQFVAMDYYTLSSGTKTSSVPMFQKRPYQGELRIRYGFLSGNKSDYIGMASMYRNYLVDKYKLAKLEPKANSPFIVELEGAFRKQKSFLGIPYQATESLTTYDEAVKLLGKLKEQGIDDIALRYVGWFNGGIRHSSPGDVKAVGALGGKKDLNELIDYAKDNGIGLYPDVAFLEKYKGASGSADFLDRRSAAVYRYNPVMYIKDNSAFSHYVLSAGKLAETVDDFIADYGKLEAGGVSLRDMGNEVNSDFNPDRPVNRQDARNIVSEETGKLKEKSGSLMVNGGNAYTVPYADLIVGAPTSSNRLNITDEDVMFYQIALHGYADMAGAPFNRDEYQNPRISMLKALETGSAVYYEWYYNESSVVKDTDYDYLYALHYGDWLKEAVSLYKEANPFLKQVRSQTISGHRTLADRVVETTFENGDSVIVNYNKTAVNVNGIEIGAESFRVGGE; encoded by the coding sequence GTGGTTAAACGTAATCTAATCGTCATCGCAGCCCTCTGCGCCTGCTTGGCGGCAGGCACTGCCGCCGGCAGCTTCGCGGACGGAGATACCGAAACCGCCGGCCAAGCGGCAGGCAGCTCGTCGACAGCCGCAGCGGCCGATAACGAGGCTGCGGCGAAAGAAGTGTCCGTCGCCTCGCTGGATGCCGGTTCGAACGATGCGGGGGTAACCGCGAATACGAAGGAAGAGCTGGCTGCGCTCGCCGCGATGGAGCAGCTGTCGGAAACGGAGTCGCTCGTCTTGTACATGAACCGCGATACCGCCGAGATCGCCGTGAAAGAAAAGCAAAGCGGCTATGTCTGGTTCTCCAATCCGGCCGGCCGGGCCAACGATGCGGCGGCTTCGCCGCTCTACCGGTCGGAGCTGGCCTCGCAGCTGCTGCTAACTTACTATAACGAGAAGGGGCAAGTGTACCGTCTCAACAGCTATGACGACAGCGTCAGCAAGAAGCAGGCTGTCATTACGCCGACGAAGACGGGCGCGAAGGTCGTCTACCAGTTCGGCAAAGCTTCGGGCGGCACCGACAATATCCCTTCGATGATCGGCAAGAAGCGGTTCGAGGAACGGATCTTGGCGAAGCTTCCGGACGACGACGCGCGCAAGCAGGTGACCTATAAATACCGTCTCGATTCCGAGAAGCAGGTGTACGAGGTACGGAACCTGCAGGACAATGTGAAGGTGGAATTGGCCGCTTATTTGACGGCGGCGGGCTACACGAAAGAGGACGCCGCGCAGGATAACGAGGAGAACGGCGTTGCCGTCGAAGACGCGGAGGAGTCGGCGCAATTTACGATTCCGGTCGAATACAGCCTGGACGGCGACCAATTCACGGTGTCGATCGATGCGAAGGAAGTCCGGTACAGTCCGTCCTTCCCGCTTGCTTCCGTTCAGGTCCTGAAGCATTTCGGCGCGGCGGACGTTCGGAAGGAAGGCTATATTTTCGTACCGGACGGTTCGGGCGCGCTCATTCGATTGAATAATAAAAGGCTTAACGCCGAGCCGTATAAAATGCCCGTGTACGGAGCGGACGGCACGTTCGACGTGAAGGAGCGGGTGTTGACCAGCACGCCGATCCGGCTGCCCGTATTCGGCATGAAGCAGAACGATCACGCGACGCTCGGCATCATCGAGAACGGCGACGCGCTTTCCAGCGTGCTCGCGGACATCAGCGGCCGCCACGACTCCTACAACAGCGTCGGCGCCGAATTCCAGTTCGTCGCGATGGACTACTATACGCTCAGCTCAGGCACGAAGACGAGCTCGGTACCGATGTTCCAGAAGCGGCCGTACCAAGGCGAGCTTCGCATTCGATATGGCTTCCTGTCCGGCAATAAGTCGGACTACATCGGCATGGCGAGCATGTACCGGAATTATCTCGTGGACAAGTATAAGCTTGCCAAGCTTGAGCCGAAGGCGAATTCCCCGTTCATCGTTGAACTGGAAGGCGCGTTCCGCAAGCAGAAGTCGTTCCTTGGCATTCCGTATCAAGCTACGGAATCGTTAACGACCTACGATGAAGCGGTCAAGCTGCTCGGGAAGCTGAAGGAGCAAGGCATTGACGATATCGCGCTTCGCTATGTCGGCTGGTTCAACGGCGGAATCCGCCACAGCTCCCCTGGCGACGTGAAGGCCGTCGGCGCGCTTGGCGGCAAGAAGGATTTGAATGAGCTGATCGATTATGCGAAGGACAACGGAATCGGGCTGTATCCGGATGTCGCTTTTCTGGAGAAATATAAAGGCGCAAGCGGCAGCGCGGACTTCCTGGACCGGCGCAGCGCGGCTGTCTATCGGTACAATCCGGTCATGTATATCAAAGACAATTCCGCTTTCTCCCACTACGTGCTCTCCGCCGGCAAGCTTGCGGAAACGGTAGACGACTTCATCGCCGACTACGGAAAGCTCGAAGCAGGCGGCGTATCGCTGCGGGATATGGGGAACGAAGTGAATTCGGACTTTAATCCCGACCGGCCGGTCAACCGCCAAGACGCGCGCAATATCGTGTCGGAGGAAACCGGCAAGCTGAAGGAGAAGAGCGGCTCGTTGATGGTGAACGGCGGCAACGCCTATACGGTTCCGTATGCCGACTTGATCGTAGGCGCACCGACGTCCAGCAACCGGTTGAACATTACGGATGAGGATGTCATGTTCTATCAAATCGCGCTTCATGGGTATGCGGATATGGCAGGCGCTCCGTTTAACCGCGACGAATATCAGAATCCGCGCATTTCGATGCTGAAGGCGCTCGAAACGGGCTCGGCGGTCTACTATGAGTGGTATTACAACGAGTCATCGGTCGTGAAGGATACCGATTACGATTACCTGTACGCGCTCCATTACGGGGATTGGCTCAAGGAAGCCGTCAGCTTATACAAAGAGGCCAATCCGTTCTTGAAGCAGGTGCGCAGCCAGACGATTTCCGGTCACCGCACGCTCGCCGACCGCGTAGTGGAAACGACCTTCGAGAACGGCGATTCGGTCATCGTAAATTACAATAAAACAGCTGTGAATGTGAACGGCATCGAGATCGGCGCCGAAAGCTTCCGGGTAGGCGGTGAATGA
- a CDS encoding YIP1 family protein: protein MTAKRTIIAWMLVVLLTGICAPAAFASGDDSYNYSYWGEAVPAPDPYRADRAVYGEDLGIEPMSGPQDLYVSGAGRVYIADTGNNRIIVLNQKLQVERVIAGFEDGGKSDAFKQPEGVFADANGHLYVADTQNRRIVELNADGTLTRIIAEPKSSLIRDGFQYAPIKLVADKAQRLYVISRGSYEGIMEFDSGGAFSGFVGTNRVKFNPMDLFWKRISTKKQRDQMEQFIPLEFNNIAIDDDGFMYTTTVEENSSRPIKKLNPSGVDILRSEGYFPPKGDIGTQDTGSIPGSSIFADVTQDESGMYSALDSKRGRVFTYDKDGNLLYMFGGLGAELGKFRSPAAIGMLNEQALVLDKDNNRLTVFEPTRYGSLIREAVTSLDNGKVEQSSAAWSGVLQLNSNFEVAYIGIGKSLLKQGDNQAAMKYFKLGNNREKYSEAFKRYRKEIVMERFGTIVLCLAAAIGLAIAGTKFVRRRAAGGYYSEVGALKNPFYTMIHPFNGFWEMKFEKKGRIKIAVGIVLLLVLFTIIKRQYSGFVVNFNNPDALNSINELKFVILPFLLWCVANWSLTTLMDGEGKFKEIVMSAGYSLMPFVVIYLPQTLYSTIITTDESPFYYLLDTVAIVWFVALLFVGTMTVHQYSAGKTVVTMLLTLVVIGIMLFLGVLFFSMLQQMISFAVSFYQEMSFRFQ from the coding sequence GTGACAGCCAAACGAACGATCATAGCCTGGATGCTGGTCGTCCTCTTGACCGGCATCTGCGCGCCGGCGGCTTTCGCCTCCGGAGACGACAGTTATAACTACTCGTACTGGGGGGAAGCCGTGCCGGCGCCGGATCCGTACCGCGCCGACCGGGCCGTGTACGGGGAAGATTTGGGCATCGAACCGATGTCCGGACCGCAGGATTTATATGTTTCGGGAGCCGGCCGCGTGTATATCGCGGATACCGGCAACAACCGAATTATCGTGTTGAATCAGAAGCTGCAGGTGGAGCGGGTGATCGCCGGATTCGAAGACGGCGGCAAGAGCGATGCCTTCAAGCAGCCGGAAGGCGTGTTCGCGGACGCGAACGGCCATCTCTATGTGGCGGATACGCAAAATCGGCGGATCGTAGAGCTAAACGCCGATGGGACGCTGACGCGCATCATCGCCGAGCCGAAGTCGTCGCTCATCCGCGATGGCTTCCAGTATGCGCCGATCAAGCTCGTCGCCGATAAGGCGCAGCGTCTGTACGTGATCAGCCGGGGATCGTACGAAGGCATCATGGAGTTCGACTCCGGCGGCGCGTTCAGCGGATTCGTCGGCACGAACCGCGTTAAATTCAATCCGATGGACCTGTTCTGGAAACGGATTTCCACGAAGAAGCAGCGCGATCAAATGGAGCAGTTCATCCCGCTCGAGTTTAACAATATCGCCATCGACGATGACGGCTTCATGTACACGACGACCGTGGAAGAAAATTCGAGCCGCCCGATCAAGAAGCTCAATCCTTCGGGCGTCGATATTTTGCGAAGCGAAGGGTACTTCCCGCCGAAGGGCGATATCGGGACGCAGGATACGGGCAGCATCCCCGGCAGCTCCATCTTCGCGGACGTGACGCAGGATGAAAGCGGCATGTACAGCGCGCTCGATTCGAAGCGCGGCCGCGTGTTCACGTATGACAAGGACGGCAATTTGCTGTACATGTTCGGCGGGCTTGGAGCCGAGCTTGGAAAATTCCGTTCGCCGGCGGCGATTGGCATGCTGAACGAGCAAGCGCTCGTGCTGGATAAGGATAACAACCGATTGACCGTATTCGAACCGACGCGCTACGGCAGTCTCATTCGCGAAGCGGTCACGTCGCTGGACAACGGCAAGGTTGAGCAGTCAAGCGCGGCTTGGAGCGGCGTGCTGCAGCTAAACAGCAATTTCGAAGTCGCCTACATCGGCATCGGGAAATCGCTGCTGAAGCAAGGCGACAACCAAGCGGCGATGAAATATTTCAAGCTGGGCAACAACAGGGAGAAATATTCGGAAGCGTTCAAGCGTTACCGGAAAGAGATCGTCATGGAACGCTTCGGCACGATCGTCCTCTGCCTGGCGGCAGCGATCGGCTTGGCGATTGCGGGGACGAAATTCGTCCGCAGACGGGCGGCAGGCGGCTATTATTCCGAAGTCGGCGCGCTGAAAAACCCGTTCTATACGATGATTCACCCGTTCAACGGCTTCTGGGAAATGAAGTTCGAGAAGAAAGGCCGAATCAAGATCGCCGTAGGGATCGTGCTTCTGCTCGTGCTGTTTACGATCATCAAGCGCCAATACAGCGGCTTCGTCGTCAACTTCAACAATCCCGACGCGCTGAACAGCATCAATGAACTGAAATTCGTTATTTTGCCGTTTCTGCTCTGGTGCGTCGCGAACTGGTCGCTGACGACGCTGATGGACGGCGAAGGCAAATTCAAGGAAATCGTCATGTCGGCCGGCTATTCGCTCATGCCGTTTGTCGTCATCTATTTGCCGCAAACGCTATACAGCACCATCATTACGACGGATGAAAGCCCGTTCTATTATTTGCTCGATACGGTCGCGATCGTCTGGTTCGTCGCGCTGCTGTTCGTCGGTACAATGACCGTTCACCAGTATTCGGCGGGGAAGACGGTCGTTACGATGCTGCTGACGCTCGTCGTAATCGGCATCATGCTGTTCCTCGGCGTTCTGTTCTTCAGCATGCTGCAGCAAATGATCAGCTTCGCGGTATCGTTCTATCAAGAAATGTCGTTCCGCTTCCAGTGA
- a CDS encoding carbohydrate ABC transporter permease has product MALKFLLKKRLNRSWSVDILLFLLLAGVAAFMSLPLVYTINRAFMPLDEIFAFPPRFIVRNPSFKNFTDLVNIFSDSWVPFSRYVFNTFFIAIVGTTGHVIIASAAAYSLAKAKFPFRNALFSLVVMSLMFTPYVTQVPNYMTISWLGLINTYWAILLPAFASTLGLYLMKQFMEQIPDALIEAAKIDGATEYRIFWKIVMPIVKPAWMTLIIFSLQSLWTNGSVTSHKYIYSEQLRTVDAVFGQIASGGIARTGPVAAVTLLMMSVPIIVFIVTQSRVIQTMSTSGLKE; this is encoded by the coding sequence TTGGCACTCAAGTTTTTATTGAAAAAACGGCTGAATCGCTCTTGGTCCGTCGACATTCTGTTGTTCCTGCTGCTTGCGGGCGTCGCGGCGTTCATGTCGCTGCCTCTCGTGTACACGATCAACCGGGCGTTCATGCCGCTGGATGAAATCTTCGCCTTCCCGCCAAGATTCATCGTACGGAATCCGAGCTTCAAAAATTTCACCGATTTGGTCAACATTTTCTCGGACTCATGGGTACCGTTCTCGCGGTACGTGTTCAATACGTTCTTTATCGCGATCGTCGGCACGACCGGGCATGTTATCATCGCATCCGCGGCGGCCTACTCGCTTGCGAAGGCGAAGTTTCCGTTCCGGAACGCGCTGTTCAGCCTGGTCGTGATGTCGCTCATGTTTACGCCTTACGTTACGCAAGTGCCGAACTATATGACGATTTCATGGCTCGGCCTGATCAATACGTACTGGGCGATCCTGCTTCCGGCCTTCGCTTCGACGCTAGGGCTGTACTTGATGAAGCAGTTTATGGAGCAAATTCCGGACGCTTTGATCGAAGCGGCCAAGATTGACGGCGCTACCGAGTACCGGATCTTCTGGAAGATCGTCATGCCGATCGTAAAGCCGGCATGGATGACGCTCATTATTTTCTCGCTTCAAAGCTTGTGGACGAACGGATCCGTAACGAGCCATAAGTATATTTACAGCGAGCAGCTGCGTACCGTCGATGCCGTTTTCGGCCAAATCGCGAGCGGCGGCATCGCCAGAACGGGGCCTGTGGCGGCCGTGACGCTGCTGATGATGTCCGTTCCGATCATCGTTTTTATCGTTACGCAGAGCAGGGTCATTCAAACGATGTCGACATCGGGGCTGAAAGAGTAA
- a CDS encoding carbohydrate ABC transporter permease has product MNALSIKRLRYIKGELAKNKHALVLLAPFFILFFTFTVIPVFMSVVLSFTYFNMLEMPRWVGWDNYARLFVADDVFLIALKNTFLFAFITGPISYIACFLFAWLINELPPKVRAVLTLILYAPSIAGNTYLIWQTLFSSDSYGYMNSFLIKWGFILEPIQWLQDPRYMLPILMMVQLWLSLGTSFLAFIAGLQNVDRSLYEAGAIDGIRNRWQELWFITLPAMRPQLMFGAVIQITSAFAVAEISIYMIGFPSVDYAAHTIVTHLVDYGTIRFQMGYASAIATILFAIMMGTNMITQKLLRKVGE; this is encoded by the coding sequence ATGAACGCCTTATCCATCAAGCGATTGCGATATATAAAGGGAGAGCTTGCCAAAAACAAGCATGCGCTCGTTTTGCTGGCTCCCTTTTTTATCCTGTTCTTTACTTTTACGGTCATACCGGTATTCATGTCGGTCGTGCTCAGCTTTACGTATTTCAACATGCTTGAAATGCCGCGTTGGGTCGGTTGGGATAACTACGCCCGCCTGTTCGTGGCAGACGACGTGTTTCTCATTGCGCTTAAGAATACGTTCTTATTCGCATTCATTACGGGGCCGATCAGCTATATCGCGTGCTTCCTGTTCGCATGGCTGATCAACGAGCTGCCGCCGAAGGTGAGAGCGGTGCTGACGCTCATTCTGTACGCGCCATCCATCGCGGGCAACACGTATCTCATCTGGCAGACGCTGTTCTCCAGCGACTCCTACGGGTACATGAACTCGTTTCTGATCAAATGGGGCTTTATTCTGGAGCCGATCCAATGGCTGCAGGATCCCCGCTACATGCTGCCGATTCTGATGATGGTTCAGCTGTGGCTGAGCCTTGGCACTTCCTTTCTGGCGTTCATCGCCGGCTTGCAAAACGTCGACCGCTCTCTCTATGAAGCAGGAGCCATCGACGGCATCCGCAACCGCTGGCAGGAGCTGTGGTTCATTACCCTTCCGGCGATGCGGCCGCAGCTGATGTTCGGCGCGGTCATTCAAATTACGTCGGCCTTCGCGGTCGCGGAAATTTCGATCTACATGATCGGCTTCCCGAGCGTCGACTATGCCGCTCATACGATCGTCACTCACTTGGTCGATTACGGAACGATCCGATTCCAGATGGGGTATGCGTCGGCCATCGCGACGATTCTGTTCGCCATCATGATGGGGACCAATATGATCACGCAGAAGCTTCTTCGAAAAGTAGGTGAATAG